The Lepeophtheirus salmonis chromosome 13, UVic_Lsal_1.4, whole genome shotgun sequence genome segment AGATGTGTTTTTCAATCTAATTGATAAGAATGGTATGAAAATTGAGTGAATGTATCCCTTGAATTTTTAGTtccattattacttattagttaaaattatagtCAAATGTATAcgaatatatcatttttatttaagatagaGCTCTATCTCAGCATATAACAATAGATTTTACTGACCCTCATGAAATGAAGGAGTAAAGAGACAGGCAGATTCCCTCATAAAGTACGTCATTACTCATGAGTCGTGACATAAACATTTTCCGAGATCTAAAGAAGtgttaaaataactaatgatgTAATAATAATCGACTCTGTATGTATCGTAAAGATTTTACTCTAGCAGATTTTACgtcactttttataatttagcgGTTTTATAAGGTGATTAATTTATCCACTTAGGCAGGATTGATAAATACTGATAGAAGAGAGTTAAATAGAAAAGCACTGTAGGGTAGACCGGTAGAAGTAAATTCAAGCTAGTGATTGGCTGTACTACTGATCTACGCCATAGTCCATAATACTCATATATCTGAATGTCTAATGTATCATACATTGAAACTTTtcttttgttgaatattttattgtaaatattatcatgatcaaataacatattatttaatatttttaatacattttggggtcctataatattaaaacattagaGGGAAAGATTTTTGGTTGGCAGTAAGGTTTAAGTTTTTCCAATTCTGGTCCAATTTTGACATCTAATACttgactattttccttaatattaatgaaataaagtttttcattgttataaaattgaCCCCCACAATGACAGACAATGGTGGCGTTACGTTGAAaggtttatttccttaatccaGTTTGTGACACTCTTTCTAGCTCAGTCTTCCCTACTCATAGCTACATGGAAAGAGGGAAAGAAGAAGGGCAAAAAAGAGAAGATGTACCTTAGTACTAGCAGCCTAAATTATGTAGTGGGATAAGGGAATGCAGGAACGATGTATACATACGGCGCGCGATATGATGACGTTTCCTTcttctctcttcttcttctttcccctttttttctctttctctcttcgttattctttctttctttttttatcaacgTCATTATTAAATCCGATTGTTCTTTTCAAGTTTGATCGCTCGGGACATTTTTCGTATAATTATTAAAGGCCTTTTTTCCTATTCCAGGATTTGAACCACGTAAGTATTGCATCAACCTTATGATACATATAAATGCAGCCCCAATGTATTTTTCCTCAGTTCTATTTCTAGTATCATCATGGGATTGACAGTATCTAGTTTATTCTCTCGCCTCTTTGGAAAGAAGCAAATGAGGATTTTAATGGTTGGGTTGGATGCCGCCGGTAAAACGACCATTCTTTACAAATTGAAGCTTGGAGAAATCGTAACGACGATCCCCACCATTGGTGAGTCCTGAGACTAAGTCTCAATCTGACTTTTGATAGCTACGGTTGTCAATTTGGCCGCACGTCAtggtttctctttctatcttcaAATTAGAGACAGCGAACACGGCCAGTGAAAATTTCACTATCGCAACCTCGTACGCCTACCTAAcgaatagaatatattttagcCCGAGTAGCTTTTCGATTTATTCCCCCAATTACCACTTAGGAGGATCTCACTATGTGGAGTATGTTGAGAGTTTGCCTTAATGGAACATCCATGGCGACTCTGAGTCAATCCGGTGATAGGTGGttgattactatttaattatcttttacaAATCAAGAAATCTGGGAAGAGTTGAGATCCCTCTCCTActcaaataatttacaaattcttTCTTTGCgtcgtttttttgcttttagtaGCAGGTTGCGCTGTTATTGCTTGCCCTTTCCACTGTGCCCATCTCCAATTTGGAGATGGAAAGCGAAAGGGACCAAATTGTGAACCCTACCCTTTTTGAGTTTAgagtgacactttttttttttttttttttttcctttaggtTTCAATGTTGAGACTGTGGAATACAAAAACATTTGCTTCACTGTTTGGGACGTTGGCGGCCAAGACAAAATCCGTCCTCTCTGGagacattattttcaaaatacacaAGGAATTATCTTCGTTGTGGACTCCAACGATAGAGAGCGCATCTTTGAGGCCCGCGAAGAACTACAGAAAATGgtaatattattcattactttccttagaatattatagaaataataatattatgttgtataATCGCCTTTTTAGTTGCAAGAAGATGAGTTAAGAGACGCTCATTTACTCGTATTCGCTAACAAGCAAGATTTGCCGGAGGCTATGAATGCTGCTGAATTGACAGATAAGATGGGTTTGAATGATTTAAGGAGCAGAAAGTGGTATATCCAAGCAACATGCGCTACTCAAGGAAATGGATTGTATGAGGGATTGGACTGGTTGTCAAATGAATTGTCCAAGTCCTAAGTGCTCAGTTAGAGAcgaaattaatcattttaataagaatactaagagcatttccatatttttctacGTCATTTcatacttatttgattcgaaTAAGTGTTTATGAACTACACTTATGAATAACTGTCattaattgagaaaaagaaAGTAGGATGATATTGTGATGAATAGTGTTGTATAGCCAATCCTGACTTGGaattaattcatgttttattatattttatgttaatgaaaaatatttttttttaaaaagtttgtaatGTCCTTTCCttttcgatatatatataatcaaaattttcttgcGTGTTTTCTAtcataaaatacacatttaattCTAATTTCCCCGTTATAAAGTTAAGCTACGAGTAGTTCTTCTTCAATTTATCCATCTTGTCTCTTCTCTTTTGATCCACAAATGCGACGACATCTTCTAAGTTAGACTGTCCAGGAATTATACTATTTGGACTAAGATATCCACCATCTTCCTTCCTCATGGATTTCATGAAGcgaatttttctattttctatctCCTCTCTTTCCTTTTCTATCCGCATTGTTTCGTCTCTTATACCTAGGGATAAACCAAAAATGATGCAAGTGTGAAATGGATCTGAATCAATACCTACCCATCAAGTCATCTTCTATGGTACTTTTTGTAAGGGATTGACTACATCGTTTACGTTCCTTTCTAGAGCGACTTCTGCTTTCCCTGTGACGACTTCCCTCTCTAGACCTAGAAGGACTACCTTCCAATCGACAacgacttattttttttctcttccgtTCACAGCTGTACGTTTGACGACTTGAAGAACGACTTCTACTTCCCCGATGATTTCTTTTTCTGGATGTAGAGTAACGGCTCCTTTTAAGAACgaccaaaattaataaaacaattatgatgtatcaagttaaaaaaagtacCTTGACGAGCTTCCAGACCTGCTTCGTGAGCGAACTCTGGAACTAGATGAATCTGACTCTGAAAATCATTCaatcatttaatgaaaataataattactgatTCACATAAAATTACCATATACAGTGAggtttcttgttttttctttggtCAAAAATGAGGCATCCGCATTTTGAGATATTCGCTCTTCCGTCAAATACCTATCTGCTTAAGATCgaataaaagttgtatttaccttcaatttcaataactattgatttataGAGAAATAATACCTCTGATGCTATTGAAACTATCGTCTCCCATAGAATTGAATCTTTTTATTAAGGGACCTTTTTTTTGTGGAGGTGAAGGAGAGTTTGAGTCACTTGAATCATCATTATGTCTATTAGATATTGAATATGTACTAGTTGGTGATTTTAAGCTCGATGATACTTTTGACATGGGTGAAGGCTCTAtttcagaataatattttttcgaattaGATCGAGAGCTTTGCTTTTTATCCTTACACTGAGTTCGCTCGAGAAATGACGTGACCTTGCGTTCATATTCTTCATCTGACAcagattttgtttttgtttgataactACTGGACATAGGAACTTGACTACTGGATGGGACTGGATTATCTTTTCTAGTATTAGGAGAATTCTGCAATGAACTGATGGAGTTAGATGCATATGAATGGTTTGGAtagtaattaaggacttttttatatgtttgaatGGCCTCTTCGCTTTTATTCTTAGTCTCTTGATTCTTTCCTATTGCCATGAGAGTCTCACACATATATTGTTTtgcatttttatgaaaaggatCTTCAATGAGagctttttcaaaatcaacGACAGCTTTTTCGTACTTACCCAGATTCGCAAATAGTGCCCCTCGAGCCACCAATCCTTCTACATTTTGTGGATCAATATTGATGGCTTGATTCAAACACTGAAAGGCTTCAATGTTATTTCCAGATTTTAGATATCTAATTCCAGATTCAACGCTTTTAAAGGCCCAACGATGAGCTTGTCTTGCCCTTAAAGCTTTGgcataaaaattatcattgtacTTATGTCTTAAACTAGGTAACAAAGAAGAAGTTTTAGATGATAGTCCTAGTTCATTGGCCAAGTATTCTACATTAGAAGGGTTTTTAAATCCAGAGCTTTGCTCTAATATTGACTTATAGGAAGATGGATGACCGTTTTGATCTTGAAGAGTTATTCTGTGGACTATATTTAAATCAGAGGAAGGTTCTATACTGCCAAAGCGTATACCATTAAATAATTCTGGGGGTGGATTCATTCCAACCGTTAAGGAAgaatttttatgatttacttcTATAACATAAACAAGGAGCAAGGCTGATCCAAAGTCATTGAAACCAGAAGGTATTTCTTGTACAGGGCAGTAGGCTTTGATGAATAAATCATGGAGAACGCGGGATTTATTCCCCAAGGCAAAGGATTCTACATATAACAAGAGTTCAGTGCTTCTCCTTGATCGAATTCTACAAAGAAGTAGATCGTGGTTTGCAAcgctatcaaaaaatttattgagacGATTCTCTGAAGGAGTGTCGAGGTAGGCTTCTAAGGGTGGAGTGATTCCAACCAAGTTAGGATCTCTGAAGAATCCCCTAGGGGACACGCTGGAGGCAATACACGAATTTTGCGTCGAGAAAAGAGCAGTCGTGTTTTGAGCAATAAATTCATTCAAACACAAGTTCCTTCCTATTTCTGCAGTCGAGAGCGTCTTGCTTCTACCTGCTTCAAAAGGCATATCCTTCACATTTCCTAAGCTTGAAAGAATGGGATGTCCCTCAAGAAAAGACAGCAGTCGGTGTCCGTGATGTTTAACGGCCTTACTAAAGAGCTCCTCGTTCATAACCTCCATGAATTCAACAAAAAAGTTAGCAGCTCAATCCAATAGCaatagaagatttttttcattcttaccGACCACTTTCTAGTGATGAAACATCCCCAAATGGCTAGTCAAgtccttattatattttatttctcgtAGTAAGACTTACACCAACaggaaagatgaaaaaaaaatttaatattatatttaatttatttattaaatatctagaGACCATAACAAACAACTGTTAGTCCAAAGTGAGGAAAATACACTTCAAGCCATCTGATTGGACAACACATTATAAGAATCCTTCATATTATCCAATTGTATTAATGACTACGAGTCAAActtcaatgaaaataatatttactctgCTTCCtcgaaacataaaatatttttatatttacttatatgtgTGACGTGTACAAGTTGGAActtgtataattaaattgtacaaGTCCCAGTagaaaaatgagatgaataattttaaatgaaaggttTACAGTACGTGGGATGAGGAtcatacaataattgaatattccatggatgatcgataaaataaaggtgtaatttttgacttttttaatacaaattatttgaatataagtattctatggtacattataaagttcGAATGCCAACAGTTATATTACTCCTAAATACATTATAACCATGtagttttaatagattaaaatgaaatgagagACGCAATGTATAGTGGATAATCAGAAAGACTAATatcctaattaaataatgcattttaatgcaaataattagcaatttgtacaaaattgcatcTTGAACACAACATAATAAGTATgaactatattatatttatagggtTCTAGAAGGATTCGCATTGAACATTTTTGCCTTGTACGTTTTTGGCTTGAGACATTCTCGCCTTGAGGCGTTTGTTCCTTGTGACATTTTGCCTTGTACTGTTTTGCCTTGCACGTTGTCTCCTTTAGACTTTTTTACTTTGGATAATAATATAAGGAATgctatttcttatattattatatagggCTGTAGGATCTCTAACCCCCGAAAAATTACCTCCTTTTATCCTTTAGCATTTCACTCATCGATACATCTACCCCCCTGAACAATTTACCCCCAGCATTTTACCCTCACTtacaataaataacaaacataCGACCAAAATTCAATCTCTTAACAACCATACAAAACGTAATTATTAActtaacttaattatttaaggaTTAGTGATGTATCGAACTTCTCTTGACAGTATCACATAGTTACCTCTCAAAAGTCAAAGAGGAGTTTCCAATTGATTATACATTTACTTATGGTTTattcaatgttattataataattaatagtacagttataaatgtataatttaatataaaatggtcaattattgACAAAGGTGGGAACTTGAACTCAAGGCTTACGACTCGATTTGGAgctgagtccatattttgaaaacgaTATCATGATCAAAGACTCAAAACTTGACTTGGAATCCATAACTAAGTCTTGCGACTCAACTGGAACATTCAGAACCCTTTGggtcaaaaatatatgtagaaatgatTAGAAACTAACTTGAATTCTAGAGTGGtctcattacatttttgattaagGACTTTGAAGACAACCTATCCGATAACAAATCCTGCTGTTTTACATTTCATGGACTAATAAAAAGAATCAAACTAAAAAAGAGATTTAGTTCCATCAATCTTTGTACCCGAAACACACTCCTTAATCTTGCTATAGGTGAAACACGAATGGGGTATCTTCTGAAGCAAGACACAAGAAATCAttggaattattaaatgaacaaatagacGCGTTTCACTCCTTCAATCAACTTAGTAATTTGTTAGATATCCAATTTAGGTTATTTTTAGAGCAAGGGctaactttttattcttatcTAAATCACAAGAAGCTTCCAGTGGCAAAGCTTGTGTATATAATATTGTGAGGTCAAATAAAGGTAACATTGTTGATGCAATTCGTAGCCTCATAGCTTAGCGTagaattaaaactataaagAGTGAATTAGCTGTCAAATGGTCAATGGTCAGTGTATCTTGAATTCATTGTATGCAGGCACAATAACTTTGGcagggaacactgaaatgaatatggaacTGCAAACGATATCTTTTTTTGGCGTGCGCTTTTTTTACTAGAGTGCAAATGGatatatcattcatattaataaagtaaatgcagTAAATTGAAACTTTCACAGCTCATAACTTACCCTTTTTAAactactaaaattaatttttattgaaaacttaACACATTATTctataatgaaacaaatattatatgtacaatatacaaatgaaattgaagaaaaaaaggagctaTTCAATCTGATTTcacctttgaaatttttttactatcagAAGAATTTTTGCAagcacttttcctttttttatttacataacgatggctgtttttttttgcaaacatatcaaacatttttgatgCAATTTGATTAAAGAAAGGGCTCCTAAGAAGATGATGATTACTCCATGAAGATTTTCAAACCGTCCTATAGTTGATTAGAAGTAAAAAATCTTCGTGCACCTTTTACGAAAACACTTCTTGGAGTAGCCATAGATAAAATAACAATTCgcctttctttatttgaaaaaatatgttgtaacaTGTCATAGAGATGTCCTCCAAGAAGATAGATTACATCAATGGACTTTTTTAGACCAcctttattaatttcataaacaaagaagtctaattcttgataatttccCAATTCACCAGTGAGAAAGTAATATATCCATCCGAAAATAAGAACTTTGTGCAATACTCCCGATTTAACGGTTATAAAATAGAATGGGCAACATAgccacatacaaaataaatgcgcGGCTCCAGACCTTTTAGTGAATCTAATTCCATTGCAGAATTGGAAGATATAAGGCTGATAAATATAGAAACATCTTCACTTTTATAATTAGACTCTTTTGTATCAACTAAAATTGATTGATGCAATTgatgatattgattttaaaagtaggCTAAGTCGAATTTTTTTACAGCCTCAAAAGACTGTCGACAACTCATAAAGTAATTTCCACCAGCAAGCTGTCTATACCACCCAAAAAAAAAGCCTTTCTATAgtattctaattaattttatgtagaaaaatgaaCTTCACTTTATTCTTATCCAGTCAATATATGAGTAAATGGGTTAGTCCTATGGATGTTTGATAGGCGGCATGAAATTTCTCGGTGGATAAACTACCTCCATGTTTCTTTGAGAGTGTCTCCCATGTTTTAATCCATTCTGCAAACTTAATCAAGAAATCAATTTGTTCCTGCTCATTTTCAGAAATTGGTTTTAATAAATCATCTTTCTTTTGGCcgtacatagtattttatttcacttttatgCAATTCCAAAAGCGCTTAGGAATATCCATAAATTGTGTCTTTGAAGCTTCTGAATTGATCATTTCTCGACACATAATGgttaaatgcatttatatttcTCGTGAAAAAACCTTACAGAAAGAACAACATCACACTATTAAATTGGTTGAGGAACAATTACTTTATGATTAAGTTTGTGAGCTAATTTCAATTCTTGACCTAACTCCATATAGTAGATTTGCTCACATGCCCAAATTCGGGTTTAAGAATAATATCCTTATTTCCAAAAGATGgacatgaaattttttgtttgctaATAAAATTGCTCAAttgcttagttttattatatatctgaccctaaaatgtattaaaaatatattattacatcataatattatacaatCTTGTTTTagtattgtagataaaaatgtaactatttcaatgaaaataataagatattttccttGTGTGGATGAGGCCTTAGTtgtgtcattatttttttcaaaaaaataaaagatttattttagtcagacaacatacaaaaaaagaatcGTTTTTGATCAGTAATCaccatgtaaaaatatttcgtATGGCCATAGGtaacaaaattatcattcaaGATTAATCTTGATTATGGTATATCATTTCGAAAAAATACTCTTGTTAAAGTaccaatttttcttataaattcacTTAGTAGAATTGCAAATGCTGTGAcaataaactttaataatatcttCTATTTTCCTGAGGGATAATGTTTCaacgtaatttaaaatatttattttaaaataaattaaagattattatcaatgtattaaataaaatgaatcctTGTTTGTACAATTAACTTAAAGTAGTAAGCACGGAAAAGTTTTATGTACCAAAGGAATACGCTTTGATGGGAGACTGTGGTACATTTATAGTGTTGATTAAATTACTTAATCAAACTATAACAAAAATTCTGTGAATAGATGAAGGCCCATATAATGTAGCTCatgtattgaaattaaatacatttataatcataatcaaaatattgaaactcACGCAACCTTTTCAATATATAACGAAAGTATGACCGATTGGCGACTTGATCTTAACTATCATAACTACCGAATCTATAATGATTAAGTATCATAGGTTAACTATTCTGTACCCAGTATCATGTGTTAAGaacatataaataacaaatataacatacaacattataaaaagattttaaccTCTATcttacagtttttttatattaatgtatttgaCATCAATAAAAAGGAAAGTTTAAAAagataacataattattattttttgaagaactcattgtataaaaaatgtgctctatttattttgtcatattgggtatatattcatttttactttaatttatttgaacagAGAGCTAGATTGATCGAGTGACCGTTGGTATGTCTTGTCGTTACCGAGGGGCGTCCGTAGAGggaattttttagtttttactacaaaatttaatatatgaacttttttcaaaaaaatgtaaccttttgtgaataattacgatttttttgttaataggattttgtaaactttttcgaaaaaaattaatatttcaaatatcatttttgaaattttgtgtgaatagttacggatttttgaaatttttttcatttctttcatcaaatattactaagtaatattataatacagtatagaataaaatactatgtagattttaataatatgtaatttatttttaaaatgttgaagaaataatatgacagtctGCGagaatataagatataaatagcggtggtatgattgacttatttggctaactaccagatgagttcgggccttttttctgttgcTTTTGGAGGAAGGGATGCGTGATACAGTAAAGATAACGAAGTGTAGAATTatcaatgttttaattaaataatgaatttttagaaaaataaattgaaatttgtccaatttgcttatacaagttataacagTAATATAACTCtaggcatttgaactttataatgtgccacagaatatttatatttcagttatttctattaaaatagtacaaaattacACCTTTAATATACTGATCATCCATagaatttgtatcaaaaaagtcaaaaatggcaTCTTTAT includes the following:
- the Arf4 gene encoding ADP-ribosylation factor 4, encoding MGLTVSSLFSRLFGKKQMRILMVGLDAAGKTTILYKLKLGEIVTTIPTIGFNVETVEYKNICFTVWDVGGQDKIRPLWRHYFQNTQGIIFVVDSNDRERIFEAREELQKMLQEDELRDAHLLVFANKQDLPEAMNAAELTDKMGLNDLRSRKWYIQATCATQGNGLYEGLDWLSNELSKS
- the LOC121128687 gene encoding tetratricopeptide repeat protein 14 isoform X4; amino-acid sequence: MNEELFSKAVKHHGHRLLSFLEGHPILSSLGNVKDMPFEAGRSKTLSTAEIGRNLCLNEFIAQNTTALFSTQNSCIASSVSPRGFFRDPNLVGITPPLEAYLDTPSENRLNKFFDSVANHDLLLCRIRSRRSTELLLYVESFALGNKSRVLHDLFIKAYCPVQEIPSGFNDFGSALLLVYVIEVNHKNSSLTVGMNPPPELFNGIRFGSIEPSSDLNIVHRITLQDQNGHPSSYKSILEQSSGFKNPSNVEYLANELGLSSKTSSLLPSLRHKYNDNFYAKALRARQAHRWAFKSVESGIRYLKSGNNIEAFQCLNQAINIDPQNVEGLVARGALFANLGKYEKAVVDFEKALIEDPFHKNAKQYMCETLMAIGKNQETKNKSEEAIQTYKKVLNYYPNHSYASNSISSLQNSPNTRKDNPVPSSSQVPMSSSYQTKTKSVSDEEYERKVTSFLERTQCKDKKQSSRSNSKKYYSEIEPSPMSKVSSSLKSPTSTYSISNRHNDDSSDSNSPSPPQKKGPLIKRFNSMGDDSFNSIRDRYLTEERISQNADASFLTKEKTRNLTVYESDSSSSRVRSRSRSGSSSRSRYSTSRKRNHRGSRSRSSSRQTYSCERKRKKISRCRLEGSPSRSREGSRHRESRSRSRKERKRCSQSLTKSTIEDDLMGIRDETMRIEKEREEIENRKIRFMKSMRKEDGGYLSPNSIIPGQSNLEDVVAFVDQKRRDKMDKLKKNYS
- the LOC121128687 gene encoding tetratricopeptide repeat protein 14 isoform X2 gives rise to the protein MEVMNEELFSKAVKHHGHRLLSFLEGHPILSSLGNVKDMPFEAGRSKTLSTAEIGRNLCLNEFIAQNTTALFSTQNSCIASSVSPRGFFRDPNLVGITPPLEAYLDTPSENRLNKFFDSVANHDLLLCRIRSRRSTELLLYVESFALGNKSRVLHDLFIKAYCPVQEIPSGFNDFGSALLLVYVIEVNHKNSSLTVGMNPPPELFNGIRFGSIEPSSDLNIVHRITLQDQNGHPSSYKSILEQSSGFKNPSNVEYLANELGLSSKTSSLLPSLRHKYNDNFYAKALRARQAHRWAFKSVESGIRYLKSGNNIEAFQCLNQAINIDPQNVEGLVARGALFANLGKYEKAVVDFEKALIEDPFHKNAKQYMCETLMAIGKNQETKNKSEEAIQTYKKVLNYYPNHSYASNSISSLQNSPNTRKDNPVPSSSQVPMSSSYQTKTKSVSDEEYERKVTSFLERTQCKDKKQSSRSNSKKYYSEIEPSPMSKVSSSLKSPTSTYSISNRHNDDSSDSNSPSPPQKKGPLIKRFNSMGDDSFNSIRDRYLTEERISQNADASFLTKEKTRNLTVYESDSSSSRVRSRSRSGSSSRSRYSTSRKRNHRGSRSRSSSRQTYSCERKRKKISRCRLEGSPSRSREGSRHRESRSRSRKERKRCSQSLTKSTIEDDLMGIRDETMRIEKEREEIENRKIRFMKSMRKEDGGYLSPNSIIPGQSNLEDVVAFVDQKRRDKMDKLKKNYS
- the LOC121128687 gene encoding tetratricopeptide repeat protein 14 isoform X3 translates to MNEELFSKAVKHHGHRLLSFLEGHPILSSLGNVKDMPFEAGRSKTLSTAEIGRNLCLNEFIAQNTTALFSTQNSCIASSVSPRGFFRDPNLVGITPPLEAYLDTPSENRLNKFFDSVANHDLLLCRIRSRRSTELLLYVESFALGNKSRVLHDLFIKAYCPVQEIPSGFNDFGSALLLVYVIEVNHKNSSLTVGMNPPPELFNGIRFGSIEPSSDLNIVHRITLQDQNGHPSSYKSILEQSSGFKNPSNVEYLANELGLSSKTSSLLPSLRHKYNDNFYAKALRARQAHRWAFKSVESGIRYLKSGNNIEAFQCLNQAINIDPQNVEGLVARGALFANLGKYEKAVVDFEKALIEDPFHKNAKQYMCETLMAIGKNQETKNKSEEAIQTYKKVLNYYPNHSYASNSISSLQNSPNTRKDNPVPSSSQVPMSSSYQTKTKSVSDEEYERKVTSFLERTQCKDKKQSSRSNSKKYYSEIEPSPMSKVSSSLKSPTSTYSISNRHNDDSSDSNSPSPPQKKGPLIKRFNSMGDDSFNSIRADRYLTEERISQNADASFLTKEKTRNLTVYESDSSSSRVRSRSRSGSSSRSRYSTSRKRNHRGSRSRSSSRQTYSCERKRKKISRCRLEGSPSRSREGSRHRESRSRSRKERKRCSQSLTKSTIEDDLMGIRDETMRIEKEREEIENRKIRFMKSMRKEDGGYLSPNSIIPGQSNLEDVVAFVDQKRRDKMDKLKKNYS
- the LOC121128687 gene encoding tetratricopeptide repeat protein 14 isoform X1, whose protein sequence is MEVMNEELFSKAVKHHGHRLLSFLEGHPILSSLGNVKDMPFEAGRSKTLSTAEIGRNLCLNEFIAQNTTALFSTQNSCIASSVSPRGFFRDPNLVGITPPLEAYLDTPSENRLNKFFDSVANHDLLLCRIRSRRSTELLLYVESFALGNKSRVLHDLFIKAYCPVQEIPSGFNDFGSALLLVYVIEVNHKNSSLTVGMNPPPELFNGIRFGSIEPSSDLNIVHRITLQDQNGHPSSYKSILEQSSGFKNPSNVEYLANELGLSSKTSSLLPSLRHKYNDNFYAKALRARQAHRWAFKSVESGIRYLKSGNNIEAFQCLNQAINIDPQNVEGLVARGALFANLGKYEKAVVDFEKALIEDPFHKNAKQYMCETLMAIGKNQETKNKSEEAIQTYKKVLNYYPNHSYASNSISSLQNSPNTRKDNPVPSSSQVPMSSSYQTKTKSVSDEEYERKVTSFLERTQCKDKKQSSRSNSKKYYSEIEPSPMSKVSSSLKSPTSTYSISNRHNDDSSDSNSPSPPQKKGPLIKRFNSMGDDSFNSIRADRYLTEERISQNADASFLTKEKTRNLTVYESDSSSSRVRSRSRSGSSSRSRYSTSRKRNHRGSRSRSSSRQTYSCERKRKKISRCRLEGSPSRSREGSRHRESRSRSRKERKRCSQSLTKSTIEDDLMGIRDETMRIEKEREEIENRKIRFMKSMRKEDGGYLSPNSIIPGQSNLEDVVAFVDQKRRDKMDKLKKNYS